A stretch of DNA from Mucilaginibacter daejeonensis:
GCATCAGTGATCTTTTTACCCAGAATATTCAAACTAAAATCAGTATTCCGGATATTTTCCCCGATACAGATCGCTTTTTTGACCGATGTACTATTGATGTCGATGCCAGTCTCCCTAGCAAATTGGATCAGCTTAAGGATGAACGAAGGCACCGCCACGATCGCCGTAGGTTTCAGTCGCTTGATGGTCTCCCATTGCAATGCAGGCACACCCGGCCCTAACCGCACCACGCTGGCACCTAACATTCGTATACCCGAATAATAGGCTATACCCGCCATGAACTGCCTATCGAGTGTTAGCATTAGTTGGTATACATCGTCCTTTGAGCCATCGGCACATACAAAGGAGTTATATTCGTTATAGGCCAGTCGCTTAAGGTCATTCTCGCTCAAAGCTATGGTCACTGGGCTACCCAAGGTACCGGAGGTCGACATGTATTCGGCCACCTCATTGCGTGGTATACATAAGAAGTCGTCGTTCTGGCGTTGCAGATCATCCTTGGTGGTCACGGGTAGCAGGCGCAGGTCATCCACCGACCTAATGGCATCGATATCCACCTCGTGGCGGGCAAATAGGTCCTTGTAGAACGGCGATCGCTGAGACAGATATACCAGTAGCTCCTGCAGCTTTTGCTGCTGGGTCAAGGTCGGGTTATCGGCTTTGTCTGCTAAATATTCCATTACTCGTAGTTATTATCCAGCGTTGATGTTGCTTACCTCAATGCCTTATCAGCCTGAACTGCACAACAGGCCGGGCACCAAATTTAGTAAAAAAGCGGAAAGCACTTTGCTACGCTACAAACAACCGATATGCTTGTTTGTAGCGTATATACCGTATGAGATCAGTTGCCGTCCTTATATTATCCGTCATGCTACCTGCCCTGGCATCAGCCCAAACCATTACCGGGATACGGTATAAGGATCACGTATTCGCTAAGGTGACCGAGCTAAAGGATCAGCGTTATGATAATGGCCAGGATAAAAAGGACAAGGCACACCTGTTCGACCTGTACACACCGGAGGGCGACACGCATACTGGCAGGCCGCTGATCATTTGGATGCACGGCGGTGGGTTCAAGTTCGGATCAAAGGATGCTAAAGGCGTTGAGCTATGGAGCCGTGATTTTGCCCAACGCGGCTATGTGGCGGTGTCGCTTAATTACACTCTGAGTAAAAAGTTCCCGATATTCAATTTTGATGAGTTGCTACGCAGTGCCTACTTTGCCGTGCAAGACCTGCATGAAGCGGTGGCCTACTTTAAAAAGAACCATACCCGCTATGGAATCGACCCTGACCAGATATTTTTGGCCGGTAACTCTGCCGGTGGAATGATCGCTTTGCAGGCGGCGTTCGTGAGCAATGCTACGCTGGCCAAATTTGTGAACCTGCCGGACACTGTTGCCGGGGCCAAGATCACCACCATACCTAAAGCAGCGGGTGTGATCAACTTTTGGGGTGGCATATTCGACCTTAACTGGTTAAAGAATAGCCGTACACCGGTGTTCACCGTTCATGGCAGTACCGATGGTACCTTGTCGCCTACGCATAAAGATGCGCCATTGTACGGCAGTATCGACATCCACCAAAAAGCTGATGAGATAGGTCTGCCCAATGGCATCAAGATATTTGAGGGCTATTCGCACGAGTTACAAAAGCATTTTAACCCGGTCTTTGGCGTAGGCAAAGGCACCAAGCAGCGTTGGATGGAAGCATCGGACCTGGCGGCCAAGTTCATGTACCAGCAGGTGCTGAGCAAAAAATAGTTAGCGCCGCGAACAATTCGTTAAACCTTACCGTTATAAGGTCATTCTATATATCTGAATTAACCACTGATATTTTATGAAGATCATCAAGTTAAGCCTTGTGGCCGCTTTCACGGCAGCAAGCATCGTTATTGCCGACGCTGCCCCTGTGGTGCACGTTACCACCGAGAGTTACGGCCAGCCAAAACCGCCACCACCACCGCCAGACCCGCTGCACTTGTTCAGTAAGAAAGGTAGCCGTTCATCGCGCGCCCGAGCGCCACGACGCCGGAAGGTGAGCTTCCCTAAAGTGAAGCTGCCATCACGCCCGGCACCGCCGCCAGGAGCGCCACCGCGACCTTTCTAATAATGAATGATCGATATTTGAGGCCCGCATTACATGATGCGGGCTTTTTTGTATATGGCGATGATCTGTACACAATATGGTCATACCTTATTACTTCTTCACCGAACGTTCATACTTGTCAAGCGAATGATCCAGCCGCTCGCCTTTTAGGTGAATATCCTCGCAAAATATTCGGCAGGCCTTCGTGTCCTTATCACCACGGCACTGTAGCTGACAATCGGCATAAGTGTTGCGCGGCTTGATATCATAGATCTGTGTGAGCAGCATAATGACCGTCACCATGGTTACCAGTACCCCTCCAAAGAATTTGAATGGGAAATGCCGGTCGTTAACACTGAGATCTAAAGGCTCAGGCCACTGACGTGCAAAGATCGGCCTTAATTTATAATAGTCCCAGCAAATGAGGAAAAGGTTAGCTAACAACATCAAAGGCGACGAGACGAGCGAACCATCGAACCTGACGGCCAACGACAGTACGCAGATATTGGTAATGATCGGCAGGTACAACAAGGCACCCAGCGTGGCCGTGCGCGGTATGAGTAGCAAGATGGCTGCGGTCATTTGAGCTACGCCGATGAAGGTGTAATAATATCCGGTATAACTCAACGCTTCGAGATAATGCCCCATGGGGTGGTTCACTGATAGTGACGTGAATCGCTCGCCCATGATCTTGACAAAACCTGAGGGTAAGAAGCCTAATGCTAGGGCCACTCTACAGAAAATGGCAAAATAGCCTAACCACTTATTGCGCCTTAACCTAATATACAATCTAAACATAAAAAAAGTACTTTTATTTTCAAAGTTAGTTATTGTACGCTGGACCGTCAACATTTTAGCCATCTAATATCCTATTTAATTGTGTGCCGATAGATATTTATATACCTTGTGATCAAGCGCCACCTGCACAATTGCGCTTAAAAATACATCGTTAACTAAAAAAGTGCTTATGAATTTATCACGCACACTGACCGTTATGGCCATATTTGCCTTGAGCACCGCGGCTACACAAGCGGCCTTTGCACAGACCGCCCCGGCAGACAGCCGGCAGGAACACCCTAAACCGCCGCCACCGCCGCCAAACCCTTTCGACCTTTTTAAAAAGAAGAAGAAAAAAGACTCGACCAAGGTAAATCCTAAAGATACCATTGGATCTGCCACAAAAGATTCGACCCGCAAACGC
This window harbors:
- a CDS encoding alpha/beta hydrolase, translated to MLPALASAQTITGIRYKDHVFAKVTELKDQRYDNGQDKKDKAHLFDLYTPEGDTHTGRPLIIWMHGGGFKFGSKDAKGVELWSRDFAQRGYVAVSLNYTLSKKFPIFNFDELLRSAYFAVQDLHEAVAYFKKNHTRYGIDPDQIFLAGNSAGGMIALQAAFVSNATLAKFVNLPDTVAGAKITTIPKAAGVINFWGGIFDLNWLKNSRTPVFTVHGSTDGTLSPTHKDAPLYGSIDIHQKADEIGLPNGIKIFEGYSHELQKHFNPVFGVGKGTKQRWMEASDLAAKFMYQQVLSKK
- a CDS encoding DoxX family protein, whose translation is MALALGFLPSGFVKIMGERFTSLSVNHPMGHYLEALSYTGYYYTFIGVAQMTAAILLLIPRTATLGALLYLPIITNICVLSLAVRFDGSLVSSPLMLLANLFLICWDYYKLRPIFARQWPEPLDLSVNDRHFPFKFFGGVLVTMVTVIMLLTQIYDIKPRNTYADCQLQCRGDKDTKACRIFCEDIHLKGERLDHSLDKYERSVKK
- a CDS encoding phenylacetate--CoA ligase family protein codes for the protein MEYLADKADNPTLTQQQKLQELLVYLSQRSPFYKDLFARHEVDIDAIRSVDDLRLLPVTTKDDLQRQNDDFLCIPRNEVAEYMSTSGTLGSPVTIALSENDLKRLAYNEYNSFVCADGSKDDVYQLMLTLDRQFMAGIAYYSGIRMLGASVVRLGPGVPALQWETIKRLKPTAIVAVPSFILKLIQFARETGIDINSTSVKKAICIGENIRNTDFSLNILGKKITDAWDIPLYSTYASTEMQTAFTECGQGRGGHYQPDLMIVELLDENNDPVGPNIPGEVTITTLGVEGMPLLRYKTGDICMYFDEPCACGNESLRLSSIIGRKKQMIKFKGTTLYPPALFDLLNEREEILDFVIEVYSNDVGLDEVLLYVVPAEETEECDHQIRAYLQARLRVSPHIKYVTAEQIQKIQFTEATRKPIKFIDKRA